In Thermotoga sp. Ku-13t, one genomic interval encodes:
- the fliE gene encoding flagellar hook-basal body complex protein FliE: protein MEPSGIQKPQDQKGSRSAPDFAEILKEAFDKVNQVQKNAEKMASDFALGKISNIHEVIIEAEKATIALRLTTEVRNRIVEAYREIMRMQL, encoded by the coding sequence ATTGAACCTTCTGGCATTCAAAAACCTCAGGATCAGAAAGGCTCAAGAAGTGCCCCAGACTTCGCCGAGATACTGAAAGAAGCCTTCGATAAGGTGAACCAGGTGCAGAAGAACGCCGAAAAGATGGCTTCAGATTTTGCCCTGGGAAAGATCAGCAACATCCACGAAGTCATCATCGAAGCGGAGAAAGCCACGATCGCTCTCAGACTCACCACCGAGGTGAGGAACAGGATTGTTGAAGCCTACAGAGAGATCATGCGCATGCAGTTGTGA
- the flgC gene encoding flagellar basal body rod protein FlgC — MNEFTIFRVSASGMTAQRLRLDVIASNIANSETTRTERGEPYRRRIPIFAEYLIDNAGTSAVRVVRIEEDPSPFRLVYDPSHPDADENGYVRYPNVNVLREMVDLINAQRSYEANVSAFNVTKSMINSALQIGRG; from the coding sequence ATGAACGAGTTCACGATTTTCAGGGTCAGCGCTTCTGGAATGACGGCTCAGCGCCTCAGGCTCGACGTCATAGCGAGCAACATAGCGAATTCGGAGACCACCAGAACCGAGCGCGGTGAACCTTACAGAAGAAGGATTCCGATCTTCGCCGAATATCTCATAGACAATGCTGGCACCTCGGCTGTGAGGGTGGTGCGCATAGAAGAGGATCCTTCACCGTTCAGACTCGTTTACGATCCATCGCATCCAGACGCCGACGAGAACGGTTATGTGCGATATCCCAACGTGAACGTGCTCAGAGAAATGGTAGATCTGATCAACGCTCAGAGATCTTACGAAGCCAACGTTTCGGCTTTCAACGTCACGAAATCAATGATAAACAGCGCTCTGCAGATCGGAAGGGGTTGA
- the flgB gene encoding flagellar basal body rod protein FlgB, with protein MFNANFQIIKVAMDVAMLRQSVHAQNIANAETPNYQRKYVLFEEFLKEASKVRLATTNERHIASVQSIPRARIEVDKQSFYRNDFNGVDIDYEVSQMVANGLRYEVLSRLMSKNIEYYNTVLRGV; from the coding sequence ATGTTCAACGCCAACTTTCAGATCATAAAGGTTGCCATGGACGTTGCGATGCTAAGACAGAGCGTTCATGCTCAGAACATAGCGAACGCCGAGACGCCTAACTATCAACGCAAGTACGTTCTGTTCGAAGAATTTCTGAAAGAAGCTTCGAAAGTTCGTCTCGCCACGACAAACGAAAGGCACATAGCCTCAGTTCAATCCATTCCGCGGGCACGCATCGAAGTCGACAAACAATCTTTCTACAGGAACGATTTCAACGGTGTGGACATCGATTACGAAGTGTCCCAGATGGTCGCGAACGGTCTGAGATACGAGGTGCTTTCGAGGCTCATGTCCAAGAACATCGAATACTACAACACGGTTTTGAGGGGTGTATAA
- a CDS encoding L-threonylcarbamoyladenylate synthase, which produces MSMILKVDPINPSAEILKKAAEVIKKGGTVAFPTETVYGLGANCFDRVAVLRIFEVKRRPADNPLIVHISNLKQLDLLIEDDISKAKTLIETFWPGPVTIIFKKKAQVPKEVTGGLETVAVRMPSHPVAKMLIELSGTPIAAPSANLSGRPSPTSAQHVIEDLYGSVDVIIDAGETPLGLESTVIDLSRERPTLLRPGPATVEEIQKVVPELHIPDFLLGKAQVERPLAPGMMYRHYAPNKPLILVLDEKKLDSVLMMHPDAPIVCPEEMVGNFYGRRIIVMGKLSEPYTIAQNLFRVLRAVDNYAADVAIVVGLPEKGILFSVMNRLRKAASQVVE; this is translated from the coding sequence TTGAGCATGATCCTGAAGGTAGATCCGATAAACCCTTCTGCCGAAATACTCAAGAAGGCGGCTGAGGTGATCAAGAAAGGTGGGACCGTCGCCTTCCCGACGGAAACCGTGTACGGTCTTGGAGCAAATTGCTTCGACAGGGTGGCGGTCCTTCGCATATTCGAGGTCAAAAGAAGACCCGCGGACAATCCACTCATCGTGCACATATCGAATCTGAAACAACTCGATCTTTTGATCGAAGACGACATCAGCAAGGCAAAAACCTTGATCGAAACGTTCTGGCCAGGCCCCGTGACAATCATCTTCAAAAAGAAGGCCCAGGTTCCCAAGGAAGTCACTGGCGGATTGGAAACGGTCGCAGTGAGAATGCCGAGTCATCCTGTGGCAAAAATGCTCATAGAACTCAGCGGTACGCCCATCGCTGCACCGAGTGCGAATCTTTCTGGAAGACCGAGTCCGACGAGTGCACAGCACGTCATAGAGGACCTCTACGGATCAGTGGATGTGATCATCGATGCTGGTGAAACTCCCCTGGGTTTGGAATCGACCGTGATAGACCTTTCCCGGGAAAGGCCTACACTTTTGAGGCCGGGCCCTGCCACGGTGGAAGAGATACAAAAAGTTGTTCCGGAACTGCATATACCCGATTTTCTGCTCGGAAAAGCCCAGGTCGAAAGACCGCTCGCACCAGGCATGATGTACAGACACTACGCGCCGAACAAGCCTTTGATCTTGGTCTTAGATGAGAAGAAACTTGACAGCGTTCTGATGATGCATCCAGATGCGCCCATCGTTTGTCCCGAAGAAATGGTGGGAAACTTCTACGGAAGAAGGATCATCGTCATGGGAAAACTTTCAGAACCTTACACGATCGCTCAGAATCTCTTCAGGGTGCTCAGAGCCGTGGACAACTACGCTGCGGATGTTGCCATCGTGGTCGGTCTGCCGGAGAAAGGCATACTGTTCTCGGTGATGAACAGACTCAGGAAAGCCGCGAGCCAGGTGGTTGAATGA
- a CDS encoding methionine synthase, with translation MVELYVPKLEEYMPDKAVFLARLRTRYRNVVAETDMLVRFNELFLEGLKVSKPIVHHAVFPVEELPSSLVPRSFNGVKRVSLFLSTLGKEIDELVNSLLEENRTYDAAVIDAWASEALEALNDAFDRKLRERFGKGTMRFSPGYGDVDIRWNRYIVELLRVGNVEVLDSGVMVPRKTTTCMIGWYDEEE, from the coding sequence TTGGTCGAACTTTACGTTCCAAAACTCGAAGAGTACATGCCCGACAAAGCGGTGTTCCTCGCGCGATTGAGAACGCGGTACAGAAACGTCGTTGCCGAGACAGACATGCTCGTGCGCTTCAACGAGCTCTTTCTCGAGGGACTGAAGGTTTCAAAACCCATCGTTCATCATGCTGTTTTTCCTGTAGAAGAACTTCCTTCCTCCCTAGTTCCCCGTTCCTTCAATGGTGTGAAACGTGTCAGCCTTTTTCTTTCGACACTGGGAAAAGAAATCGATGAACTGGTTAATTCACTGCTCGAAGAAAATCGAACCTACGATGCGGCCGTTATAGACGCGTGGGCTTCCGAGGCACTGGAGGCGTTGAACGATGCGTTCGACAGGAAATTGAGAGAAAGGTTCGGCAAAGGAACGATGCGTTTTTCACCAGGTTACGGCGATGTGGATATAAGGTGGAACAGATACATAGTGGAGCTTCTGCGGGTGGGAAACGTTGAGGTTCTGGACAGCGGTGTCATGGTTCCGCGGAAGACCACAACATGCATGATAGGGTGGTACGATGAAGAGGAATGA